A stretch of Pseudomonas sp. 7SR1 DNA encodes these proteins:
- a CDS encoding Arc family DNA-binding protein, protein MRPLKQAIYSSRTADKFVVRLPDGMRERIAEVARNHHRSMNSEIIARLEQSLIQEGALGEELSMRLDSPELSLHERELLQRFRQLSHRQQNALVSLIAHDAEMAADAS, encoded by the coding sequence ATGCGCCCATTGAAACAGGCAATTTATTCCAGCCGTACGGCTGACAAGTTCGTCGTACGCTTGCCCGACGGAATGCGTGAACGCATTGCCGAGGTGGCTCGCAATCATCATCGCAGCATGAACTCTGAAATCATCGCGCGCCTTGAGCAAAGCCTTATCCAGGAAGGCGCATTGGGTGAAGAACTGAGCATGCGCCTGGACAGCCCAGAGCTGTCCTTGCATGAACGCGAGCTGCTTCAGCGCTTCCGACAACTCTCTCATCGCCAGCAGAACGCTCTCGTTTCGCTGATTGCCCATGATGCAGAAATGGCCGCAGACGCGTCCTGA
- a CDS encoding tetratricopeptide repeat-containing response regulator: protein MLAYHQKSFLIVDDFSDFRSSIRSMLRELGVKDVDTADTGEVALRMCSQKRYDFILQDYHLGDGRKNGQQVLEDLMVEKLISHESVFLMVTAETSQAMVLSALEHEPDAYLTKPFNRSGLAQRLERLEQRKTLLKPILQALDRGKPMEVLNACIALCKQDPRYGPLCLRYRADALRDLNQNEALERLYNTILADRPLPWAYAGLGKLLFKRGQVGQAKAVYEKALKTFPMMPALYDGMADVLMAEGDTKQAQSVLEEAVRLSPLAVRRQSLLGKLAMTNEDYETASRAYRQAVGQGAQSRFKDPESNLGLAHALISKGSEKGLDTRTRLEINTTLSAVAKENLNDPGLQVRARLMKATSLLLNDAETAEKLTEQALQRLDGMEQFMSAEAALLVAKQLQMLGQTSAGESMLKNCAEIYGDDPAVMQGIAKLTDDPNILNQGNAAAELNREGVRVYKTGALPEARELFRRALKMQPKNISIALNMAQSLLHGTDTSVESELLEECRACLKLVGMMPDTDARYARYQKLRSKAFGDE from the coding sequence ATGCTGGCGTACCACCAAAAAAGTTTTCTGATCGTCGATGATTTCTCGGATTTCCGCAGTTCCATCCGGTCGATGTTGCGTGAGCTGGGTGTCAAGGACGTGGACACCGCAGACACCGGTGAGGTCGCGCTGCGCATGTGCTCGCAGAAGCGCTATGACTTCATTCTGCAGGACTACCACCTCGGTGACGGCCGCAAGAACGGCCAGCAGGTGCTTGAAGACCTGATGGTCGAGAAGCTGATCAGCCATGAAAGTGTGTTCCTCATGGTGACCGCCGAGACCAGTCAGGCCATGGTGCTCAGTGCCCTGGAGCACGAGCCTGATGCGTACCTGACCAAGCCGTTCAACCGCTCAGGCCTGGCCCAGCGGCTGGAGCGGCTGGAACAGCGCAAGACCTTGCTCAAGCCGATCCTCCAGGCCCTGGATCGTGGCAAGCCAATGGAAGTGCTCAATGCCTGTATCGCCCTGTGCAAGCAGGATCCGCGCTACGGGCCGTTGTGCCTGCGCTATCGGGCCGATGCGCTGCGTGACCTGAACCAGAACGAAGCCCTGGAACGGCTGTACAACACCATCCTGGCGGATCGTCCGTTGCCGTGGGCCTATGCGGGCCTGGGCAAGTTGCTGTTCAAGCGCGGCCAGGTGGGGCAGGCCAAGGCGGTCTATGAAAAGGCCTTGAAAACCTTCCCGATGATGCCGGCCTTGTACGATGGCATGGCCGATGTGCTGATGGCCGAAGGCGACACGAAGCAGGCGCAGAGCGTATTGGAAGAGGCGGTTCGCCTGTCCCCGCTGGCGGTGCGTCGGCAGTCGCTGCTGGGCAAGCTGGCGATGACCAACGAAGACTACGAGACCGCGTCCCGGGCTTACCGCCAGGCGGTCGGGCAGGGCGCGCAGTCACGCTTCAAGGACCCGGAAAGCAACCTTGGCCTGGCCCATGCGCTGATCAGCAAGGGCAGCGAGAAAGGCCTGGACACCCGCACCCGCCTGGAAATCAATACCACGCTGAGCGCAGTGGCCAAGGAAAACCTCAACGACCCAGGGCTGCAGGTGCGGGCGCGGCTGATGAAGGCCACCAGCCTGCTGCTCAACGACGCCGAAACCGCGGAAAAACTCACCGAACAGGCCTTGCAGCGCCTCGACGGCATGGAGCAGTTCATGAGTGCCGAAGCCGCGCTGCTGGTGGCCAAGCAGTTGCAGATGCTCGGCCAGACCAGTGCCGGCGAATCGATGCTCAAGAACTGCGCGGAAATCTATGGCGATGACCCGGCGGTGATGCAAGGGATCGCCAAGCTCACCGATGATCCGAACATCCTCAATCAGGGCAATGCCGCCGCCGAGCTGAACCGCGAAGGCGTGCGCGTCTACAAGACTGGCGCGCTGCCCGAGGCCCGGGAGTTGTTCCGTCGGGCCCTGAAGATGCAACCGAAAAACATCAGTATTGCCCTGAACATGGCGCAGTCCCTGCTGCATGGCACCGACACCAGTGTGGAATCGGAGCTGTTGGAGGAATGCCGCGCCTGCCTGAAACTGGTGGGCATGATGCCCGACACCGATGCGCGTTATGCGCGCTATCAGAAACTGCGAAGCAAGGCATTTGGCGATGAATGA
- a CDS encoding sensor histidine kinase: protein MNDSEQALDFSTVIASTVHDMKNSLTLLMQAHTQWLERLPEPARQASEQGVMEFEFARLNGLLVQLLGLYKLGVNQLPLHPAYHELDDFIEAQLAGHQDVFRSRGIMATYEVDPLSPLGFFDRELVASVLDNCINNAIRHARQALLISVSDEAGQLVLTINDDGEGYPPEMIERQADYVQGINHSSGSTGLGLYFAARIAELHQRGGVCGRTEIGNGGVLGGGVFRLYLP from the coding sequence ATGAATGACAGCGAACAGGCACTCGATTTTTCCACGGTGATCGCATCGACCGTGCACGACATGAAGAACTCCCTGACCCTGCTCATGCAGGCTCATACGCAATGGCTCGAGCGTCTGCCCGAGCCTGCCCGGCAAGCCTCGGAGCAGGGGGTGATGGAGTTCGAGTTCGCCCGCCTCAACGGCCTGCTGGTGCAATTGCTGGGGCTGTACAAGCTGGGCGTCAACCAGCTGCCACTGCACCCGGCCTACCATGAGCTGGACGATTTCATCGAGGCGCAGCTGGCCGGTCATCAGGACGTATTCCGCAGTCGCGGGATCATGGCCACCTACGAAGTCGACCCGCTGAGCCCCCTGGGCTTTTTCGACCGCGAGCTGGTGGCCTCTGTGCTCGACAACTGCATCAACAATGCCATTCGTCACGCACGCCAGGCCTTGTTGATCAGCGTGAGCGACGAGGCCGGGCAACTGGTCCTGACCATCAACGACGATGGCGAGGGCTATCCGCCGGAGATGATCGAGCGCCAGGCCGACTACGTGCAGGGCATCAACCACAGCAGTGGCAGCACCGGGCTGGGCCTGTATTTCGCCGCGCGGATCGCCGAGCTGCATCAGCGCGGCGGGGTCTGCGGACGTACCGAGATCGGCAATGGCGGCGTGCTGGGTGGCGGGGTGTTCCGGCTCTATCTGCCCTGA
- a CDS encoding glutamine synthetase family protein — protein sequence MTAAGFLEGRRLQMARGVLLQCIMGGYPPARFYGSDDGDLALVADPQQIHRLPWSQPPRALAICDADELTGESSRLSTRGQLKAVIARYAAHGLAPVVATELEFFVFAPNPDPARPFQPPVGLDGRREDGHSAFSVSSNNGLRPFFNEVYQCMAALGLPRDTFMHEMGVSQFEINLLHGDALLLADQTFLFKHLLKEVALKHGLTVVCMAKPLAHTPGSSMHIHQSVVELDSGRNVFSDAAGEPTAAFRHFIGGQQAGMADFTALFAPNVNSYQRLCHPFASPNNACWSYDNRSAGLRIPASSPVARRVENRLPGADANPYLAIAASLAAGLHGIENRLEPSAAIQGEFQVPDNLSLPCTLHAALERLKRSPLAKELFGVEFIEGYIASKNLELTSFLDEITPWERRVLAAQA from the coding sequence ATGACGGCCGCTGGGTTCCTCGAGGGACGGCGGTTGCAGATGGCCCGCGGGGTGCTGCTGCAGTGCATCATGGGCGGTTATCCGCCGGCGCGTTTCTATGGCAGCGACGATGGCGACCTGGCGCTGGTGGCCGATCCGCAACAGATTCATCGCCTGCCCTGGAGCCAGCCTCCTCGCGCCCTGGCGATCTGCGATGCCGATGAACTGACCGGCGAAAGCTCCCGACTCTCGACTCGCGGCCAGCTCAAGGCCGTGATCGCCCGGTATGCCGCCCATGGCCTGGCGCCGGTGGTGGCGACCGAGCTGGAGTTTTTCGTCTTCGCACCCAACCCGGACCCGGCCCGGCCGTTCCAGCCCCCGGTGGGCCTGGATGGGCGCCGCGAAGACGGCCATTCGGCCTTCAGCGTCAGTTCCAACAATGGCCTGCGACCCTTCTTCAATGAGGTGTACCAATGCATGGCGGCGTTAGGCCTGCCTCGAGACACCTTCATGCATGAAATGGGCGTGAGTCAGTTCGAGATCAATCTGCTCCATGGCGACGCGCTGCTGTTGGCCGACCAGACCTTCCTGTTCAAGCACCTGCTCAAGGAAGTAGCCCTCAAGCATGGCTTGACCGTGGTCTGCATGGCCAAGCCCCTGGCCCATACGCCGGGCAGTTCGATGCATATCCACCAGAGCGTCGTCGAGCTGGACAGTGGTCGCAACGTCTTCAGCGACGCGGCGGGCGAACCGACGGCCGCGTTCCGGCATTTCATTGGCGGACAACAGGCGGGCATGGCGGATTTCACGGCGCTGTTCGCACCGAACGTCAATTCCTACCAGCGCCTGTGCCATCCGTTCGCCTCGCCGAACAATGCCTGCTGGTCCTATGACAACCGTTCGGCCGGACTGCGGATACCCGCCAGTTCCCCTGTGGCCCGGCGGGTCGAGAACCGCTTGCCCGGGGCCGATGCCAACCCTTACCTGGCGATTGCCGCCAGCCTGGCGGCGGGATTGCATGGTATCGAAAACCGGCTGGAGCCAAGTGCCGCGATCCAGGGGGAATTCCAGGTGCCGGACAATCTCTCCCTGCCATGTACCTTGCATGCTGCCCTGGAGCGTCTGAAGCGTAGCCCCCTGGCGAAGGAACTGTTCGGAGTTGAGTTCATCGAAGGCTACATCGCTTCGAAAAACCTGGAACTGACCAGTTTCCTTGACGAAATCACGCCTTGGGAACGGCGGGTCCTTGCGGCCCAGGCATAA
- a CDS encoding MFS transporter, translating to MRQIWKPFRALYFASLMMLIGSGLLSTYLALRLAADNVDSLWVGALMAANYFGLVLGGKIGHRLIARVGHIRAYSACAGLVGAAVLGHGLVDWLPAWIVLRMIVGLGMMCQYMVIESWLNEQAEASQRGVVFSGYMIASYLGLVLGQLILVMHPALGPELLMLVALCFALCLVPVALTRRIHPAPMRPAPMEPRFFIKRVPQSLSTVLGSGLIAGSFYGLAPLYASQQGLSTEQVGLFMGSCIFAGLLVQWPLGWLSDRYDRALLIRCFALVLAICALPLAILPKVPLEMLFVAGFLCSLVQFCLYPLAVAFSNDHVEGDRRVSLTAMLLVTYGVGASIGPLVAGVLMKTFGSHMLYGFFAFFALILVWRIRPKAVTNLHQVDDAPLHHVAMPDSMSSSPLVACLDPRVDEQVVQEQMQTPATEQEPAAEASVEEPVK from the coding sequence ATGCGCCAAATCTGGAAACCCTTTCGAGCGCTTTATTTCGCCTCGCTGATGATGCTCATCGGCTCGGGCCTCTTGAGTACTTACCTGGCCTTGCGCCTGGCTGCCGATAACGTGGACAGCCTGTGGGTCGGTGCCCTGATGGCCGCCAACTATTTCGGCCTGGTGCTGGGCGGCAAGATCGGTCACCGGCTGATCGCCCGCGTCGGGCATATCCGTGCCTATTCGGCCTGTGCCGGGCTGGTGGGCGCAGCGGTGCTGGGCCATGGCCTGGTGGACTGGCTGCCGGCCTGGATCGTGCTGCGGATGATCGTCGGCCTGGGGATGATGTGCCAGTACATGGTCATCGAGAGCTGGCTCAACGAGCAGGCCGAAGCCTCGCAGCGCGGGGTAGTGTTCAGTGGCTACATGATCGCTTCGTACCTGGGCCTGGTGCTCGGCCAGTTGATCCTGGTCATGCATCCGGCCCTGGGGCCGGAGCTGCTGATGCTGGTGGCCTTGTGCTTCGCCCTCTGCCTGGTGCCGGTGGCGCTGACCCGGCGGATTCACCCGGCACCGATGCGTCCGGCTCCCATGGAACCGCGTTTCTTCATCAAGCGCGTGCCACAGTCATTGAGCACGGTGCTGGGTTCCGGGCTGATCGCCGGCTCGTTCTATGGCCTGGCGCCGTTGTACGCCTCTCAGCAGGGGCTTTCCACCGAGCAGGTCGGTCTGTTCATGGGTAGCTGCATTTTTGCCGGGTTGCTGGTGCAGTGGCCGCTGGGCTGGTTGTCCGACCGTTATGACCGGGCGCTGCTGATCCGTTGCTTTGCGCTGGTCCTGGCGATCTGCGCGTTGCCGCTGGCAATTCTGCCCAAGGTGCCCCTTGAGATGCTGTTCGTCGCCGGCTTTCTCTGTTCGCTGGTTCAGTTCTGCCTGTATCCACTGGCGGTGGCATTTTCCAACGACCATGTCGAAGGCGATCGCCGGGTCTCGCTGACGGCGATGCTGCTGGTGACCTATGGTGTCGGCGCCAGTATCGGACCGTTGGTGGCCGGCGTGCTGATGAAGACGTTCGGCAGCCATATGCTGTATGGCTTCTTTGCGTTCTTCGCGTTGATTCTGGTATGGCGCATCCGGCCCAAAGCGGTGACCAACCTGCATCAGGTCGACGACGCGCCGCTGCATCACGTGGCGATGCCGGACAGCATGTCCAGTTCGCCGTTGGTGGCATGTCTCGATCCGCGAGTCGATGAGCAGGTGGTACAGGAACAGATGCAGACGCCGGCGACGGAGCAGGAACCGGCCGCTGAAGCGTCGGTGGAGGAGCCGGTCAAGTAG
- a CDS encoding flagellar brake protein — MFNASNADDAPQPPKVLTTPLEISGNLRMLQESHDPLIITFHERSQRFQSYLVDVDREKNALALDEMIPRDGERFLLAGEPFRVEGFHDGVRIAWEGNGPLTIEDSSDGRCYRGALPEEVVYHQRRNAFRAALKLAQLVSIELGGEKLKSPVDGKLLDISATGCKLRFEGDITERLQLGQVYERFIAALPFGNMTAPVELRYLHFEERINTTFAGVRFHNISGLVQRQVERFVYQLQREARRFDKDDL; from the coding sequence GTGTTCAATGCCTCAAACGCGGATGATGCTCCGCAGCCCCCCAAGGTTCTCACCACGCCTCTGGAAATCTCCGGCAACCTGAGGATGCTGCAAGAAAGCCATGATCCGCTGATCATCACCTTCCATGAACGCAGCCAGCGCTTCCAGAGTTACCTGGTCGATGTCGACCGCGAGAAGAACGCCCTCGCCCTGGACGAAATGATCCCCCGCGACGGAGAACGCTTCCTGCTGGCAGGGGAGCCGTTCCGGGTCGAGGGTTTCCATGATGGCGTGCGCATCGCATGGGAAGGCAACGGGCCGTTGACCATCGAAGATTCCAGCGACGGTCGCTGCTATCGCGGCGCCCTGCCCGAGGAAGTGGTCTACCACCAGCGTCGCAATGCCTTCCGTGCCGCCTTGAAACTGGCGCAACTGGTGAGCATCGAACTGGGTGGCGAGAAGCTCAAGTCACCGGTGGACGGCAAGCTGCTGGATATTTCCGCTACCGGCTGCAAGCTGCGCTTCGAGGGCGACATTACCGAACGCCTGCAATTGGGCCAGGTCTACGAACGCTTCATCGCCGCCCTGCCGTTCGGCAACATGACCGCACCGGTCGAACTGCGCTACCTGCATTTCGAAGAAAGGATCAACACCACCTTCGCCGGCGTGCGCTTCCACAATATCAGTGGCCTGGTGCAGCGCCAGGTCGAGCGCTTCGTCTATCAGCTACAGCGCGAAGCCCGTCGTTTCGATAAAGACGATCTCTGA
- a CDS encoding flagella synthesis protein FlgN produces MHDTTLLQLIIDDFVPVQQLLELLQTESLALHGRDMPLLENILAQKQALIILLDQHGRKRSEILASLNLPTNQGGLEQLASQSPIGDQLLSQSAALNDLLAQCQAANAKNGQSIQVQQAATANQLRILNGGEIPTLYDARGSTAKMVKHRPLSQA; encoded by the coding sequence ATGCACGACACTACTTTATTGCAACTGATCATCGACGACTTCGTTCCAGTCCAGCAGTTACTGGAACTTTTGCAGACCGAATCCCTGGCGCTGCACGGTCGCGACATGCCGCTGCTGGAAAATATTCTGGCGCAGAAACAGGCATTGATCATTTTGCTCGATCAGCATGGCCGCAAGCGCAGCGAGATTCTCGCCAGCCTCAACCTGCCCACCAACCAGGGTGGACTGGAGCAACTGGCGAGCCAGTCGCCCATCGGCGATCAATTGTTGTCCCAAAGCGCGGCGCTCAACGACCTTCTCGCCCAATGCCAGGCCGCCAACGCCAAGAACGGCCAGTCGATCCAGGTCCAGCAGGCCGCTACCGCCAACCAGTTGCGCATCCTCAATGGCGGTGAAATCCCGACGCTTTACGATGCTCGCGGCTCGACCGCAAAAATGGTCAAGCATCGCCCGCTCAGCCAGGCATGA
- the flgM gene encoding flagellar biosynthesis anti-sigma factor FlgM, which produces MVIDFNRLNSSSPLTGTTRTNASKETEKSSPVEQATTVSNGESVHLSDEAQQLQKVTDKLRDLPVVDKGRVAELKAAIADGSYKVDSNRVASKLLNFEAQR; this is translated from the coding sequence ATGGTCATCGATTTCAATCGTTTAAACAGCTCTTCACCCCTGACAGGCACCACGCGCACCAACGCCAGCAAGGAAACCGAAAAATCCTCGCCGGTCGAGCAAGCCACCACTGTCAGCAATGGGGAGTCGGTACACCTCAGCGATGAGGCTCAACAGTTGCAGAAGGTCACTGACAAGCTGCGCGATCTACCTGTTGTCGACAAAGGCCGCGTGGCCGAGTTGAAGGCAGCAATCGCCGATGGCAGCTACAAAGTCGACAGCAACCGTGTAGCCAGCAAACTGCTCAACTTCGAAGCCCAGCGCTAG
- the flgA gene encoding flagellar basal body P-ring formation chaperone FlgA codes for MNAQTTFSRRLTTHCRHWLGALLAVCLFASGGRALADAPVTLPDLLIGVTQGFLEFTVEDYLASSQTEGRYEIEVNQLDPRLRMPMCDKELTASLESPARPLGRVTVKVRCDSAAPWTVFVPAQVRLYREIVTTTRPLKRAGIVEPQDVTLRERDVSQITQGFLTSVDEAIGQKLVRPMVADQVVTLVHLEQAEVVRKGDQVVITARSGTLAVRMPGEALSNGGMREQIRVKNLNSQRVIKAQVMAPGQVEVAM; via the coding sequence ATGAACGCACAAACGACATTTTCTCGACGCTTGACCACTCATTGCCGCCACTGGCTAGGTGCGCTGCTGGCTGTCTGCCTGTTCGCCTCGGGCGGCCGTGCCCTCGCCGATGCTCCGGTTACCTTGCCTGATCTCCTTATCGGCGTCACTCAGGGCTTTCTTGAATTCACCGTAGAAGACTACCTGGCCTCCAGTCAAACCGAAGGTCGTTATGAAATCGAAGTCAACCAGCTCGATCCCCGCCTGCGCATGCCAATGTGCGACAAGGAATTGACTGCCTCGCTGGAGAGCCCGGCCAGGCCCCTGGGGCGGGTCACGGTAAAGGTTCGTTGCGACAGCGCCGCGCCGTGGACGGTGTTCGTGCCAGCCCAGGTGCGCCTGTACCGCGAGATCGTCACCACGACCCGCCCACTCAAGCGGGCCGGCATCGTCGAGCCACAGGACGTGACGCTGCGTGAACGCGACGTCAGCCAGATCACCCAAGGCTTCCTGACCTCCGTCGACGAAGCCATCGGTCAGAAACTTGTCCGACCAATGGTAGCCGATCAGGTGGTAACCCTCGTGCACCTGGAACAGGCCGAAGTGGTTCGCAAGGGCGATCAGGTCGTCATCACCGCCCGTAGCGGCACCCTGGCCGTAAGAATGCCGGGCGAGGCGCTGTCCAACGGCGGCATGCGTGAGCAGATCCGAGTGAAAAACCTCAACTCCCAACGCGTCATCAAGGCGCAAGTGATGGCCCCAGGCCAAGTGGAAGTGGCTATGTAG
- a CDS encoding chemotaxis protein CheV: MAGVMDSVNQRTQLVGQNRLELLLFRLDGQQLYGINVFKVREVLQCPKLTLMPKSSPVVCGVANIRGATIPILDLAMATGAGALLDQSNPFVIITEYNTKTQGFLVRSVERIVNMNWEEIHPPPKGTGRDHYLTAVTRVDNQLVEIIDVEKILAEVAPTPETISVGVVDAETQHKAISMRVLTVDDSSVARKQVTRCLQTVGVEVVALNDGRQALDYLRSLVDDGKKPEEEFLMMISDIEMPEMDGYTLTSEIRSDPRMQKLHIILHTSLSGVFNQAMVKKVGADDFLAKFRPDDLASRVVDRIKAAE, translated from the coding sequence ATGGCGGGAGTGATGGATTCGGTAAACCAGCGCACGCAGCTGGTCGGTCAGAATCGCCTGGAGCTGTTGTTGTTCCGTCTCGATGGCCAACAGTTGTATGGGATTAACGTGTTCAAGGTCCGTGAGGTGCTGCAATGCCCCAAGCTGACGTTGATGCCAAAATCCAGTCCCGTCGTGTGCGGTGTGGCGAATATCCGGGGAGCGACCATCCCGATTCTCGATCTGGCGATGGCCACTGGTGCCGGTGCGCTGCTGGATCAGAGCAATCCGTTTGTGATCATCACCGAGTACAACACCAAGACCCAGGGTTTCCTGGTGCGCTCGGTGGAACGCATCGTCAACATGAACTGGGAGGAGATCCATCCGCCGCCCAAGGGCACGGGCCGTGATCACTACCTGACGGCGGTGACCCGGGTCGACAACCAGTTGGTGGAAATCATCGACGTGGAGAAAATCCTCGCCGAAGTGGCCCCGACGCCGGAGACCATCTCCGTGGGCGTGGTGGATGCCGAAACCCAGCACAAGGCCATCTCGATGCGCGTGCTGACCGTCGATGACTCATCGGTGGCGCGCAAGCAGGTGACCCGTTGCCTGCAGACCGTCGGTGTCGAGGTCGTGGCATTGAACGACGGCCGGCAAGCGCTGGACTACCTGCGCAGCCTGGTCGACGATGGCAAGAAGCCGGAAGAAGAGTTCCTGATGATGATTTCCGACATCGAAATGCCAGAGATGGACGGCTACACGCTGACGTCGGAAATCCGCAGCGATCCGCGCATGCAGAAACTGCACATCATCCTGCATACGTCGTTGTCCGGGGTGTTCAACCAGGCGATGGTCAAGAAAGTCGGCGCCGACGATTTTCTCGCCAAGTTCCGGCCCGATGACCTGGCTTCCAGGGTGGTCGACCGGATCAAGGCCGCGGAATAA
- the cheR gene encoding protein-glutamate O-methyltransferase CheR has translation MSTGNLDFEQFRVFLEKACGILLGENKQYLVSSRLNKLMEQQGLKSLGELVQRIQTQPRSGLREMVVDAMTTNETLWFRDTYPFEVLKSKVLPAAIKASPGQRLRIWSAACSSGQEPYSISMSIDEFERTNIGQLKGGVQIVATDLSGTMLNNCKTGEYDSLAIGRGLSPDRLQRYFDTKGPGRWVVKAPIKNRVEFRSFNLLDSYASLGKFDVVFCRNVLIYFSAEVKKDILLRIHGTLKPGGYLFLGASEALNGLPDHYQMVQCSPGIIYQAK, from the coding sequence TTGTCTACGGGTAATTTGGATTTCGAACAGTTCCGGGTCTTCCTGGAAAAAGCCTGTGGCATCTTGCTTGGTGAAAACAAGCAATACCTGGTGTCGAGCCGTCTCAACAAATTGATGGAGCAACAGGGCCTCAAGTCGTTGGGTGAGCTGGTGCAACGTATCCAGACCCAACCGCGCAGCGGTTTGCGCGAAATGGTGGTGGACGCCATGACCACCAACGAAACCCTGTGGTTTCGCGATACCTATCCCTTCGAGGTGTTGAAGAGCAAGGTCTTGCCGGCGGCCATCAAGGCCAGCCCGGGCCAACGCCTGCGGATCTGGTCGGCGGCCTGTTCGTCGGGCCAGGAGCCGTATTCGATCTCGATGTCCATCGACGAATTCGAGCGGACCAACATCGGCCAGTTGAAGGGCGGCGTGCAAATCGTCGCCACCGATCTGTCCGGGACCATGCTCAACAACTGCAAGACCGGCGAATACGACAGCCTGGCCATCGGCCGCGGCCTGTCGCCGGATCGCCTGCAACGCTATTTCGACACGAAGGGGCCGGGCCGCTGGGTGGTCAAGGCGCCGATCAAGAATCGGGTGGAGTTCCGCTCGTTCAACCTGCTGGACAGCTATGCCAGCCTCGGCAAGTTCGACGTGGTCTTCTGCCGCAACGTGCTGATCTATTTCTCCGCCGAGGTGAAGAAAGACATCCTGCTGCGTATCCACGGTACCCTCAAGCCCGGCGGCTACCTGTTCCTCGGCGCTTCCGAAGCGTTGAATGGCTTGCCGGATCATTACCAGATGGTCCAGTGCAGCCCGGGTATCATCTACCAGGCGAAATGA
- the flgB gene encoding flagellar basal body rod protein FlgB, which produces MSISFDKALGIHEKALSFRAQRAEVLANNIANADTPNYKARDLDFSKVLAEQNEKAKNGHFALNMTNSRHIEAEGLSSGDESLMYRTPMQPSIDQNTVDAQLEQSNYAENSVNFQASFTLLNSKFKGLVSALRGE; this is translated from the coding sequence ATGAGCATCAGCTTCGATAAAGCGCTCGGTATCCATGAAAAGGCCCTGAGCTTCCGCGCCCAGCGTGCCGAAGTCCTGGCCAATAACATTGCCAACGCCGACACCCCGAACTACAAGGCGCGTGACCTGGACTTCTCCAAGGTGCTCGCCGAGCAGAACGAAAAGGCCAAGAACGGCCACTTCGCCTTGAACATGACCAACAGCCGTCATATCGAAGCCGAAGGCTTGAGCAGCGGCGACGAATCGCTGATGTATCGCACGCCGATGCAGCCTTCGATCGACCAGAACACCGTGGATGCTCAACTGGAACAGTCCAACTACGCGGAGAACTCCGTGAATTTCCAGGCCAGCTTCACCTTGCTCAACAGTAAGTTCAAAGGGCTGGTATCGGCCCTGCGCGGAGAGTAA
- the flgC gene encoding flagellar basal body rod protein FlgC: protein MSIASVFNIAGSAMSAQTTRLNTVASNIANAETVSSSIDQTYRARHPVFATMFQGGQSGGSDSLFQDQDAAGQGVQVLGVVEDQSNLEARYEPNHPAADAKGYVYYPNVNVVEEMADMISASRSFQTNAEMMNTAKTMMQKVLTLGQ from the coding sequence ATGTCGATCGCCAGCGTATTCAACATTGCCGGCAGTGCCATGAGTGCCCAGACCACTCGCCTGAACACCGTCGCCAGTAACATCGCCAACGCCGAGACCGTCTCGTCGAGCATCGACCAGACCTACCGTGCCCGTCACCCGGTGTTCGCCACCATGTTCCAGGGCGGCCAGTCCGGCGGCAGCGACTCGCTGTTCCAGGACCAGGACGCAGCGGGGCAGGGCGTACAGGTACTTGGCGTAGTCGAAGACCAGAGCAACCTCGAAGCACGTTATGAGCCAAACCATCCGGCCGCGGACGCCAAGGGTTATGTCTACTACCCGAACGTCAACGTCGTCGAAGAAATGGCCGACATGATTTCCGCCAGTCGTTCGTTCCAGACCAACGCCGAAATGATGAACACCGCCAAAACCATGATGCAGAAGGTCCTGACCCTCGGTCAGTGA